One part of the Cyclobacteriaceae bacterium genome encodes these proteins:
- a CDS encoding NAD(P)/FAD-dependent oxidoreductase produces MEKFDLVVIGAGPSGYAAAMRAIDFKKKVLLVEKNRVGGAGVTNGALSSKTWWELSREASSFRKNLKRYNIKAPSIDYKEIQAEVQRAVAERKDMLKEHMELLKGSGHFTFKRGVAKLISQHHVQIITEDKSEVVETDYIILATGSRPRYLPELPIDEKIVMTSEGIEGMEDFPESMVIVGAGVIGCEYATIFSGFGKTKVHLIDKGDRILPFEDEDVVRVIERNMENNGVLIHRNSHLVRMEIKNGRVEYELEYNDKHREIFNVEKALVSVGRVPNYELLWDHDKVDIHISKRGIEDNDTQTNVSNIYAVGDITADISLVNVGELEGRYAVEKIFGNPNRKLVYENISTIMFLSPEVAGVGLNETQAREKGIDYRVVTLDYSCIPRAIAKRNTQGFIKLLVTNDDYMKILGMKVVGNHASSAIQAVALLISMDKGIEELAECVHPHPSITEGIQECVRMLLGKSLFKPSVLTGKVTCRTSTAGVYENMHF; encoded by the coding sequence ATGGAAAAATTTGATTTAGTGGTGATCGGTGCCGGGCCTTCCGGCTATGCGGCTGCCATGCGCGCCATTGATTTTAAGAAGAAGGTATTGCTGGTGGAAAAGAACAGGGTAGGTGGAGCCGGTGTAACCAATGGGGCCTTATCTTCTAAAACCTGGTGGGAACTTTCGCGCGAAGCTTCATCTTTTCGCAAAAACCTGAAACGCTATAATATTAAAGCACCCAGTATCGATTATAAAGAGATACAGGCCGAGGTTCAACGCGCAGTGGCCGAACGTAAGGATATGCTAAAAGAGCATATGGAGTTACTTAAAGGTTCCGGCCATTTTACTTTCAAGCGGGGAGTGGCTAAATTGATAAGCCAGCATCATGTTCAAATTATTACTGAAGATAAAAGTGAAGTGGTTGAGACTGACTACATTATTTTGGCCACCGGTAGCCGTCCACGTTATTTACCCGAATTGCCTATCGATGAAAAAATTGTAATGACCAGCGAGGGCATTGAAGGGATGGAGGACTTTCCCGAAAGTATGGTTATTGTTGGTGCTGGGGTTATCGGTTGTGAGTATGCCACTATCTTTTCGGGTTTTGGAAAAACCAAGGTGCACCTGATTGACAAGGGCGACCGAATACTTCCCTTTGAAGATGAAGATGTAGTGCGGGTGATTGAACGTAATATGGAAAACAATGGTGTGCTCATCCACCGGAATTCACACCTGGTTCGTATGGAAATAAAAAACGGCCGGGTTGAATACGAACTTGAGTATAATGATAAACACCGCGAAATCTTTAACGTTGAAAAGGCCCTGGTTTCGGTTGGTCGCGTTCCGAACTACGAATTGTTGTGGGATCACGATAAAGTGGATATCCATATTTCAAAACGCGGCATTGAGGATAATGATACCCAAACCAATGTGTCGAATATTTATGCCGTTGGGGATATAACAGCCGATATTTCCCTGGTGAATGTTGGCGAGTTGGAAGGGCGCTATGCCGTAGAAAAGATTTTTGGTAATCCAAACCGTAAGCTGGTTTACGAAAATATAAGCACCATTATGTTTTTAAGCCCCGAGGTAGCCGGAGTAGGGCTAAACGAAACACAAGCCCGCGAAAAGGGTATCGATTACCGGGTAGTTACGTTAGATTATAGTTGTATTCCTCGGGCCATTGCCAAACGCAATACCCAGGGATTTATTAAATTATTAGTTACCAACGATGACTACATGAAAATTCTCGGCATGAAAGTGGTTGGTAATCATGCATCCAGTGCGATACAGGCAGTGGCACTTTTAATTAGTATGGACAAGGGAATTGAAGAATTAGCAGAATGTGTACATCCGCATCCTTCCATTACTGAAGGGATTCAGGAATGTGTTCGCATGTTATTGGGTAAATCACTCTTTAAACCCAGCGTTCTTACCGGAAAAGTTACCTGCCGCACCAGTACGGCTGGTGTTTACGAGAACATGCACTTTTAA
- a CDS encoding bifunctional phosphoribosyl-AMP cyclohydrolase/phosphoribosyl-ATP diphosphatase HisIE — MTDINFDKGNGLIPCIIQDNETNMVLMLGYMNKEAYQKTLAEKRVSFFSRSKQQLWTKGETSGNYLELVTIKVDCDKDTLLIKAKPRGPVCHTGTDTCFNERNDSWTLKSLEKLIQDRKANPKSGSYTTSLFESGINKVVQKVGEEAVELVIEAKDQDKSKFLNEAADLMYHFLVLLAAKNASLTEVEHILKERHR; from the coding sequence ATGACTGATATTAACTTTGATAAAGGCAACGGACTTATACCCTGTATTATCCAGGACAATGAAACCAACATGGTACTCATGTTGGGGTACATGAACAAAGAGGCTTATCAAAAAACCTTGGCTGAAAAACGTGTATCATTTTTTAGCCGTTCGAAGCAACAATTATGGACAAAGGGAGAAACCTCAGGCAACTACCTGGAACTTGTCACGATAAAGGTGGATTGTGACAAGGACACACTCTTAATTAAAGCCAAACCCAGGGGACCTGTATGTCATACCGGTACGGATACATGCTTTAATGAAAGAAATGATTCGTGGACGTTAAAATCATTGGAGAAACTTATTCAGGACAGAAAAGCAAATCCAAAAAGCGGCTCCTATACTACCTCGTTGTTTGAATCTGGAATAAACAAGGTGGTCCAAAAAGTTGGCGAAGAAGCTGTAGAACTGGTGATCGAAGCCAAGGATCAGGATAAAAGTAAATTCCTGAATGAAGCAGCCGATCTAATGTATCATTTCCTGGTATTGCTTGCGGCAAAAAACGCTTCCCTTACGGAAGTAGAACACATACTAAAAGAAAGGCATCGGTAA
- a CDS encoding nitroreductase family protein, whose translation MNTTDAKVIDGFPFIRYNPITYPEPEMLKRSIDFYHAMNKRRTVRDFSPTSLPREIIDNIVRTANTAPSGAHKQPWSFCVVSDPEIKKQIRTEAEKEEYESYHNRMSDEWLQAIRPLQTDWQKPFLEIAPYLIVVFKKAYDLKPDGAKTNNYYVNESVGLACGFLLAAIHHAGLVALTHTPSPMNFLTKILNRPENERPFLLVPVGYPADETFVPKLERKKIDEVVTYY comes from the coding sequence ATGAACACAACTGATGCAAAAGTTATTGATGGCTTCCCCTTTATCCGGTATAATCCAATAACCTATCCGGAACCGGAAATGCTTAAACGGAGCATTGATTTTTATCATGCTATGAATAAACGTAGAACGGTGCGCGACTTTTCACCAACATCGTTACCGCGTGAAATCATTGATAATATTGTTCGCACTGCCAACACCGCACCATCGGGTGCGCATAAGCAACCCTGGAGCTTCTGTGTTGTGTCTGACCCAGAAATAAAAAAGCAAATCCGCACCGAAGCTGAAAAAGAAGAGTATGAAAGCTACCACAACCGCATGAGCGATGAATGGCTGCAAGCCATTAGGCCCCTGCAAACCGATTGGCAAAAACCCTTCCTTGAAATTGCACCTTATTTAATTGTTGTTTTCAAAAAGGCATACGACCTTAAACCCGATGGCGCGAAAACCAACAACTATTATGTAAACGAGTCTGTCGGACTGGCTTGCGGATTTTTACTGGCTGCCATTCATCACGCAGGGTTGGTAGCGCTTACCCACACGCCAAGCCCCATGAATTTCTTAACCAAAATTTTAAACCGACCTGAAAATGAAAGACCATTCTTGTTAGTTCCGGTTGGCTATCCGGCAGATGAAACCTTTGTGCCAAAACTGGAGCGTAAAAAAATAGACGAAGTTGTTACGTACTATTGA